A genomic window from Nosocomiicoccus massiliensis includes:
- the thiT gene encoding energy-coupled thiamine transporter ThiT codes for MTRSNDKLVVMMEIAILAALSMGIDWIDSAFKIGPYSFSFSMVPILILAIRRGVGAGVLGGLIWAILQIVTGDAAGNYIHPVQFILEYPLAFGILGVAGVASKYRNLVSIVAFSFLAILLRYTMHFFAGWIFWGIYAPEGQPAWLYSLIANGTTFLINTTVCIAIVIILYSVAKRLFVPEER; via the coding sequence ATGACAAGATCTAATGACAAGCTCGTCGTAATGATGGAAATTGCGATATTAGCTGCATTAAGTATGGGAATCGACTGGATCGATTCTGCATTCAAAATTGGGCCGTACAGCTTTAGTTTTTCAATGGTACCAATTTTAATTCTTGCGATTAGACGTGGAGTCGGCGCAGGGGTGCTCGGAGGTTTAATCTGGGCGATTTTACAAATTGTAACAGGAGATGCGGCAGGGAACTACATACATCCGGTACAATTTATTTTAGAATATCCACTCGCATTCGGTATTCTCGGAGTTGCTGGAGTGGCATCTAAGTATAGAAACTTAGTATCAATTGTTGCATTTTCATTTTTAGCGATTCTGTTACGTTACACGATGCACTTTTTTGCAGGGTGGATTTTCTGGGGGATTTACGCACCAGAAGGCCAACCAGCTTGGTTATATAGCTTAATTGCTAATGGTACAACGTTCTTAATTAATACGACAGTATGTATAGCAATTGTTATTATTTTATACTCAGTCGCAAAGCGATTATTTGTACCAGAAGAAAGATAA
- a CDS encoding IS256 family transposase, producing MTQLNFTVDMKKILEDISGSNLNEMTKGLLTLVLNQVMQEERDEYMGIGSYERNSSRKDYRNGSYRRGFTTLVGKIELEVPRTRSGEFSPQVFEKWQRKDQALVLSLIEMVVSGVSTRKVTKIVEELVGESVSKSFVSNVMKRLNPEIQDFAERSLTHNIFKYVSVDAMYIKVRENHRIVSKAVYIALGIGVDGHREVLGFKVDDAESKNHWGHFLRDLKNRGLTQPELITSDSHQGLKQAIQEEFPGTPWQRCTVHFLRNITNVMPKKGSTVARQLLREIFHTTTPQHAREAKEKFLDFVSEDPRFNHAVEILESGFDDAIQCLMCPAARQKFLKSTNALERLNSELRRRERVVRVFPNIESAFRLIGALLLDANEAYKETNRKVSAFVEAKE from the coding sequence ATGACTCAACTTAATTTTACAGTAGATATGAAAAAAATTCTAGAGGATATCTCTGGAAGTAACCTTAATGAAATGACTAAGGGTCTTCTAACTTTAGTGTTAAATCAAGTGATGCAAGAAGAACGAGATGAATACATGGGTATTGGCTCATATGAAAGAAACAGTAGTCGAAAAGACTATCGTAATGGCAGTTATCGCCGAGGGTTCACAACGTTAGTTGGAAAAATTGAACTCGAAGTCCCACGAACACGTTCCGGAGAGTTTTCACCACAGGTATTTGAGAAGTGGCAAAGAAAGGACCAGGCGCTCGTGCTTTCTTTGATTGAAATGGTAGTCAGCGGTGTGTCTACGCGTAAAGTCACTAAAATTGTGGAAGAACTAGTCGGAGAAAGTGTCTCGAAATCATTCGTATCTAACGTGATGAAACGATTAAATCCAGAAATCCAAGACTTCGCGGAGCGTTCATTAACACACAATATATTTAAATATGTATCAGTAGATGCGATGTATATTAAAGTACGTGAGAATCATAGAATCGTCTCTAAAGCTGTGTATATTGCGCTCGGTATTGGTGTAGATGGTCATCGTGAAGTACTTGGGTTTAAAGTGGATGATGCTGAGAGTAAGAATCACTGGGGACACTTTTTACGTGACTTAAAAAATCGTGGATTAACACAACCAGAACTCATTACTTCAGATTCACATCAAGGTTTAAAGCAGGCGATTCAAGAAGAGTTTCCGGGCACACCTTGGCAAAGATGCACAGTCCATTTCTTAAGAAACATTACGAATGTAATGCCTAAAAAAGGTTCAACTGTTGCGCGTCAATTATTGAGAGAGATTTTTCATACGACAACACCCCAACATGCACGAGAAGCAAAAGAGAAGTTTTTAGACTTTGTATCAGAGGATCCAAGATTTAATCACGCGGTAGAAATTTTAGAAAGTGGATTTGACGATGCGATTCAATGTTTAATGTGTCCAGCGGCTAGACAAAAGTTTTTAAAAAGTACAAACGCACTCGAACGACTAAATAGTGAGTTAAGACGTCGTGAGCGCGTTGTTAGAGTATTTCCAAATATCGAGTCTGCATTTCGTTTAATTGGCGCACTTCTTCTTGATGCGAATGAAGCCTATAAAGAAACAAATAGAAAAGTGAGCGCGTTCGTGGAAGCTAAAGAATAA
- a CDS encoding undecaprenyl-diphosphate phosphatase, whose product MDIDIIELIKYIFLGILQGLTEPIPVSSSGHLVMARELFGIEASGLSFEIFLNTASLIAVLFIYWKDIYEIAKNFLRYVFKKDRDIEATTDFKYVIYLIIATIPVGVLGFLLKDVIGDNVSIGFVGLMLLVTGTALWFIKNKSGVKRDGELTVKDSIIVGLSQCVALIPGISRSGATLVGSMAVGLEKKNALRFVFLLYIPVSLGTAILSISDIATDPMLDTLLVPYLASFVVTIIATYIGFKLLEGALTSGRLIYFSYYCFAAGIFAIMYQFIVLS is encoded by the coding sequence ATGGATATCGATATAATAGAACTGATTAAATATATATTCTTAGGGATATTACAAGGGTTAACCGAACCAATTCCTGTCTCTTCGAGTGGTCATTTAGTAATGGCGCGTGAACTTTTTGGAATTGAAGCGAGTGGTTTATCGTTTGAAATATTTTTAAACACTGCTTCACTCATTGCGGTGTTGTTCATATATTGGAAAGATATTTATGAAATTGCGAAAAACTTTTTACGATACGTATTTAAAAAAGATAGAGATATAGAAGCAACGACGGATTTTAAATATGTTATTTACTTAATTATCGCAACAATACCTGTTGGAGTTTTAGGATTTTTACTAAAAGATGTTATTGGAGATAATGTATCGATTGGTTTTGTAGGGTTAATGCTTCTCGTTACAGGGACTGCTCTATGGTTTATAAAAAATAAATCAGGTGTTAAACGTGACGGTGAATTAACTGTTAAAGATTCCATCATCGTCGGTCTCTCACAATGTGTGGCGTTAATTCCAGGAATTAGCCGAAGCGGTGCGACACTCGTCGGTTCGATGGCAGTTGGACTTGAGAAGAAAAACGCATTAAGATTTGTATTCTTACTATATATACCAGTGTCACTTGGTACGGCAATATTATCGATTTCAGATATCGCGACTGATCCGATGCTCGACACACTACTCGTTCCTTACCTTGCATCATTCGTCGTTACAATAATCGCGACGTATATCGGGTTTAAATTACTAGAAGGTGCATTAACGAGTGGTCGCCTCATATATTTCAGTTACTACTGCTTCGCAGCAGGTATATTTGCGATTATGTACCAATTTATCGTGTTATCGTAA